The proteins below are encoded in one region of Juglans microcarpa x Juglans regia isolate MS1-56 chromosome 4D, Jm3101_v1.0, whole genome shotgun sequence:
- the LOC121259001 gene encoding probable leucine-rich repeat receptor-like protein kinase At1g35710, with protein sequence MASSILVKVCMLISFVLYVQQVFSSSNTSEAAALLKWKNTLQNETQSRLSSWTFHPNSQSNSSANRSLSTIPCTWFGISCDPAGSVIQINLTRIGFQGTLHGLSFSSFSNLAHIDLSVNSLFGTIPHQIKYLSKLTFLDLSSNFLSGEIPPEISLLANLKYLSLFENQLNGSIPKDIGHLNSLTTLFLYTNHLDGFIPTSLCNLGNLTLLYLYNNQLSGSIPKDIGSLKFLTELDLSANQLDGFIPTSLGNMKNLSYLSLFQNKLSGSIPKEIGHLTSLINLSLYENRLEGSIPISLKNLRNLTLLYLYRNKLSGSIPKEIGNLAHLMEIDLSMNQLHGSIPASLGSLRNLSYLYLFQNKLFGSIPEEIGNLTHLTAIDLSMNQLHGSILASLGCLRNLTRLYLHRNKLSGSIPEEIGN encoded by the coding sequence ATGGCATCATCAATCCTGGTGAAAGTATGCATGCTAATCTCCTTTGTCTTGTATGTTCAGCAGGTTTTTTCATCCTCAAATACCTCAGAAGCTGCTGCTCTTCTGAAATGGAAAAACACCCTTCAAAACGAAACCCAGTCCCGCCTATCTTCATGGactttccatccaaatagtCAATCTAATTCTTCTGCAAATCGAAGCCTGAGTACAATTCCATGCACATGGTTTGGTATTTCTTGCGACCCTGCTGGAAGTGTCATCCAAATTAACCTAACCAGAATTGGTTTCCAAGGTACGCTTCATGGATTGTCATTTTCGTCATTCTCAAATCTTGCACATATTGACCTCTCTGTGAACTCTCTCTTTGGGACCATTCCGCATCAAATTAAGTATCTTTCCAAACTCACTTTTCTTGATTTGTCTAGTAACTTCTTGTCTGGAGAAATCCCACCAGAAATTAGCCTCCTTGCAAATCTTAAATACCTCAGCCTTTTTGAAAATCAGTTAAATGGATCGATTCCTAAAGACATCGGTCACCTAAACTCTCTAACTACCCTTTTTCTTTACACAAATCATTTGGATGGTTTCATTCCGACTTCTTTATGCAACTTGGGAAATCTTACATTGTTGTATCTTTACAATAATCAACTTTCTGGCTCCATTCCAAAAGATATAGGCAGCCTAAAGTTTCTAACTGAGCTTGATCTTTCAGCAAATCAGTTAGACGGTTTTATTCCGACTTCTTTGGGCAATATGAAAAATCTTAGctatctttctctcttccaAAATAAACTTTCAGGCTCTATTCCCAAAGAAATAGGTCACTTAACTTCTTTAATTAATCTCTCTCTTTATGAAAACCGTCTGGAAGGTTCCATTcctatttctttaaaaaacttgagaaatCTTACTCTTCTTTATCTCTACCGAAACAAACTTTCTGGCTCTATTCCTAAAGAGATAGGAAACTTGGCACATTTGATGGAAATAGACTTGAGCATGAACCAACTCCATGGTTCAATTCCAGCATCATTAGGTAGTCTAAGAAATCTTAGCTATCTATATCTCTTCCAAAATAAACTTTTTGGCTCCATTCCTGAAGAGATAGGAAACTTGACGCATTTGACGGCAATAGACTTGAGCATGAACCAACTCCATGGTTCAATTCTAGCATCATTAGGTTGTCTAAGAAATCTTACTCGTCTCTATCTCCACCGGAACAAACTTTCTGGCTCTATTCCTGAAGAGATAGGAAACTAA
- the LOC121260179 gene encoding uncharacterized mitochondrial protein AtMg00810-like, whose translation MARQYQELQGRRGEIFQQDTELPIGHQTIGPFALIERCAPLIWDAHHSVNIRKLAKSGMELGEELEKWRKGGWVGDFLVYVDDIVIICNDLNAVNSLRLFLQSNFKLKDLEHLKYFLGLEVARSTAGISICQRKCTLEILANLLATKPSTFLMEQNLKLSKSDGELIVDPKSCRRLIGRLLYLTTDKPDIAYTVNTLSQFPTQPCQPHFTAVQRILRYLKSRPGQGHFFPSSSKLQLRAFCDSNWAGCPDTRRSVSGFSIFLGDSLVSWKSKKQVTMSQSSAEAKCMSMVSTCFELLRLSILFKDLLVEIPSPYLLFCDNNAALHIAVNPVFHEHTKHIDIDCHLI comes from the exons ATGGCAAGGCAATATCAGGAATTGCAAGGGCGAAGGGGAGAGATTTTCCAACAAGATACAGAGTTACCTATAGGGCACCAAACTATCGGGCCTTTTGCATTGATTGAAAGATGTGCACCTTTGATATGGGATGCCCACCACTCAGTCAACATCCGAAAATTGGCCAAATCTGGAATGGAACTCGGGGAGGAATTGGAAAAGTGGAGGAAGGGAGGATGGGTAGGAG ATTTTCTTgtgtatgtggatgacattgtcATTATTTGTAATGACTTAAATGCTGTGAATTCTTTGAGACTATTTCTACAATCCAATTTCAAGCTCAAGGATCTTGAACACCTAAAGTACTTTCTTGGTCTTGAAGTGGCTAGATCCACTGCTGGCATTTCCATTTGCCAACGCAAATGTACCTTGGAGATTCTTGCTAATTTGTTAGCGACCAAGCCTTCCACATTTCTTATGGAGCAGAATTTAAAACTCTCCAAATCAGATGGAGAATTAATTGTAGATCCCAAATCTTGCAGAAGACTTATAGGCAGACTGTTGTACTTGACTACTGACAAACCTGACATAGCATACACAGTTAACACTCTGAGTCAGTTTCCTACTCAGCCATGTCAACCTCATTTTACTGCAGTTCAGAGGATCTTGAGGTATCTTAAATCCAGACCTGGACAAGGCCATTTCTTTCCCAGTTCATCCAAGCTGCAACTACGAGCTTTCTGTGATTCAAATTGGGCTGGTTGCCCAGATACTCGTCGATCAGTTTCtggtttttccatttttcttggaGATTCTTTAGTTTCTTGGAAATCTAAGAAACAAGTTACTATGTCTCAGTCATCAGCAGAAGCAAAATGCATGTCAATGGTATCAACCTGTTTTGAACTATTACGGCTCTCAATTCTTTTCAAAGATTTATTAGTCGAGATCCCATCACCTTATTTGCTCTTTTGTGACAACAATGCTGCCCTTCACATTGCCGTCAATCCAGTATTCCATGAGCATACGAAGCATATTGATATTGACTGTCACTTGATTTGA